Sequence from the Populus nigra chromosome 17, ddPopNigr1.1, whole genome shotgun sequence genome:
CATCAAGGAAAGAATGGGAACAAACAAGGGTGTCTTTAAAGGAGGGGATGGGGAAAATGATTGATTTATGTAACAAGGGTGGTTAaggattattaatttttgtttgtataATTTGATCGATTCGTTACagatcttttctttcttttctttttttggttccaTTTCTGTATGCTAGTTGTGATTGATGCGTTGCAATAAaggattttctttcaatttgcaGAAAGAATAATCCATTCATTCATTGGCAAAAGGAACAAAACACAGCCCTGCTCCATTTGAGTGGCAATAAAGTATTCATTTTAGAGGAAAACGTTTTGTTCAAAGGCTCGTTGAATTATCTTTCATATCAAAATTCAAAGGTCCGTCAACATACATGTAACATGGACGTGCAGATCAGTCATCTATTTGACTGCTTAAAAGATGATGTGTTCTTCAGCAAATACCGGACACAAAGGCAACTTGCGTTAGAGCATCTGCATAAATTTAGGATTAGCCTTTTGATGCCTTCTGACCCACTTCACAACATGGTTCTACAAAATTGTAAAgacgatgtttttttttcccctcgtAAGAGGAGTTTATTTCCATTAAAGCCAGCAATTATGAACAATCAGCAATTATGCTCTTCAATACCACTCTGGAAAAACACATTATATGTCAAGCACAATTAAGTAGATACCTTTTCTCCCAGCAATGAATAAATTAGTTGGAATCACCTCAAGTATCAGGTccctccattaattttttttttagacattAGGCTTTTTGTCAACCAGATTGCTGTTTCTCTGGATGAGACCATTTCTTCTCCGAATGGCTTTAGCACACCAGCAAGctcatcaattttttcttgtttaagtAGCCGTGCACATAGCTCTAGCAAAGACTCTAAAGCATCAGCTCTTTGTTGACTTGGATTCTCCCACTCTCTCTTGGTTTCCTCTCCAGTTAGTGCAGCAAGTGTCCTCAGCAATTGTGCATTACTCATCGCATGAATATCATCTTTCTGTGTCTCCGTGGAACAATTGTCGTTTTCTGGTTTTGctcgtattttatttttacatggaaGCACATCATTACTTTCAGATGACAAGTAGTCTGTATGAGCACTTTCTGTGTATACATCGGGACTTTCTGGTTTCTGTGAACAGCATTGTGCCTCTGCAGAAGGTTCGTCTGCAGCTGATGGTGGGCTTTTATCATCAGAGGAAGCATCATGATTAGCACAACTTAGGCTAGGAATTTCCGGTTTCCCAGTTCCATCTATTGTATCACCCTGCCCCTCTGTTTGAACTTCTTCAGGAATTTGTCCGCCGCGAAATGCTGCTTGATACTTTGTGGTCACTATTTTGGCATCAACCTCTTGCAAATTTTGAAAATGCACGGCACTGGGTTCTTCTTTATGCTGAGAATTTGGAATGCTCTCAGAGGTAGACTCGATTTCAGTGCCATCCTTTTGGGGTGGACTGCTACAATCTGCTTGCTTCTCTCCATTGCAAACACTTGTTTCAGAATCAGTGGAGCTGTCTTTTGGACCATCAGATACTTCCACTGAACAGCTAGTAGGATCAACTGTCTTATTTCCAAGGCTATCATCTGTGCTAGACATTGATGTTGGCTTGTCAATCTGATGTGAATTGCTTCGATGTGCTTCCATGTTTATCTCAAATGGatgttcattttctttcctctttgaTGCACCAACTTCCTTGTCACTGTTGTCTTTGCCAGCACTAAGTCTAGCAGGCaatgattttcttcttgttttctccTTTGAGTTGTTTATGGAATGTAATGGAAGGAAAACTGAAGATGCATTGCGACACCGGAGGAGTTGTGGTTGCAAATGTGGATGCCTCAATAATTCTGCTGCCTGTTATGTTAAAGGTACAGGTATAAGAATGGATTGTGGtggtaaaaataatagaatacaAACTTAGATCAAACTCACTGTTGGTCTGTGTTCTGGGTTCTTCCTCAGCATGCTCTTAATAATTTGTTTCCTGCAGCATGGAACTCATATCATATATTTGGACCAAGAGAACTCATCTCATACATTCAGACCACTAAACTCATGGATTTacacgaggaaaaaaaaatattgcatgccTATTGTTATAGGTGTTAATAGTAGATAAATGGAATCGTGATAAATTTGGGAAAGACGGCCCTTACAGAGAGGACGAATACACAATTGGAAGAGGAGAGATGGTGGAtctgtttattttgttgatGAGTCCAGCCATATCCTGTTCAAGTAAATGTTTATTTATCTTACTTTGAAGTTCATACGAAATAAACTGTAGGAGCTTTACTGGTAACCAAATTATAGTGATACTGCATTCTCACACACATGCACATACATACATCAGCTCAGGCTTGTACTTACAGGAGCTCTAAATGCTGGTTGATGTGCTGCAATTTCAAACATACAGCATCCTGGAACAGCAGAAAGATGTTATTGCCAGTGAAGCAGTAAATTTGATGAATTCAAAACCATGCTGTCAGATTTCTTACCAAGGGACCATATGTCAGATTTGTAGCCATAAGGTATATCTGCTAGGAGCTCAGGACACATGTAATTAGGAGTGCCAACTACCTACGCGACATGTGAAGGCATAGAAAACAGAAAGATTAAAAGAACCATTTTAAGATAAGCAGTTCAAACATCAGCTCTTAGGATTTTGAATCTGAACATACTGAGACACTAAATGGTACCTCAAACTTCTGAACTGCAGGTG
This genomic interval carries:
- the LOC133677202 gene encoding serine/threonine-protein kinase Nek6-like gives rise to the protein MEADTGEVKSKMEDYEVIEQIGRGAFGSAFLVLHKTEKKKYVLKKIRLAKQTEKFKRTAHQEMNLIAKLNNPYIVEYKDSWVDKGNCVCIVTGYCEGGDIAGIIKKARGIFFPEEKLCKWLAQLLLAVDYLHSNRVLHRDLKCSNIFLTKDNDIRLGDFGLAKLLNTEDLASSVVGTPNYMCPELLADIPYGYKSDIWSLGCCMFEIAAHQPAFRAPDMAGLINKINRSTISPLPIVYSSSLKQIIKSMLRKNPEHRPTAAELLRHPHLQPQLLRCRNASSVFLPLHSINNSKEKTRRKSLPARLSAGKDNSDKEVGASKRKENEHPFEINMEAHRSNSHQIDKPTSMSSTDDSLGNKTVDPTSCSVEVSDGPKDSSTDSETSVCNGEKQADCSSPPQKDGTEIESTSESIPNSQHKEEPSAVHFQNLQEVDAKIVTTKYQAAFRGGQIPEEVQTEGQGDTIDGTGKPEIPSLSCANHDASSDDKSPPSAADEPSAEAQCCSQKPESPDVYTESAHTDYLSSESNDVLPCKNKIRAKPENDNCSTETQKDDIHAMSNAQLLRTLAALTGEETKREWENPSQQRADALESLLELCARLLKQEKIDELAGVLKPFGEEMVSSRETAIWLTKSLMSKKKINGGT